The nucleotide sequence tcgacattgccagccctggaggacgtgtagacgttattcatcgaaatagcctatttcgatgtcgccacatcgaaataagctacttcgatgtaggcttcacgtgtagacgtagccaggaacaGCTCCAGATTTTGGGGGCCCTGAAATGAAGTGTTTTTTAAGCTTTGTGGAGCAGCAAAAGGGCAACACAAGGAACATGTGGGTCAACCTCCAATCGAGAACTCAGCACTGCAGCGGCTCTAGCGATCACATGTGGGCAGCTCCAGTCTGGCAGGTtcatgggtgctggtggggccctGGCCCTCTGTGCCAATAGGCAGCAGGAGCATGCCACAGGATTCCCCTGGCACTCGTGTTTCCAATATTAATTAGTGAAGAACACCTCAGAAGGGCTCTACTGGAAGCCTGGGGTGGAGTTGGCCTTTTAAGCACGGCAAGAGGTGCATACAGGAACTATGGCAGGGGCGGATGACTGTACATCCAGGCTGTTACCCCCAGAAGTGTAAAGACACCAACCACGGTACAGCCCGTTTGTCTCTCGTTCTGTGATCACCTCGCAATTTTGCGTTGGCTGTTTCAAAACACTCCCTGTGACAGATTAAGCAAGATGCTAATCCATAGACTCACACCCTCTTGGAAAATAACCAAACCACAAAGGGAGTACGGACAACAAACTTCCGGAGCTCCAGGCTTGGCTGACACAAGTGGAAGGATGGAACATTGGAGCTGCAGTTGTGTCAGAGTGTGGGCAGTCAGAAAAGTGGTAGGATTGTACACAAACCCTGTTGCTGCCAAATTTGTGGCTTGCCAGCCCCTGAAGCTGTTGTATACCAACAGCAACCTGCTGTTAGAACAAACGCCCTTGGTGCTGGCGTTCGACAGCAAAATGAACAAGAACTGGAGCCTAGTCCCATGAGAACGACGGGGCTGGTAGGTCTGTGGACTGCCTGGGGCCAGCCGCTCCAAGCAGATGTTCCCAACTCTGGCCAGTGAGAGGGGAGCATGGAAAGCTGGTATGGACCATGGAGAGAAAGAGCTGTGCCCTGGGAAGGACTCACCAGGCCTCCTTGTGCTTTGGACACCTGGGTAACCCCAAGTTACCACCAGGGTTTGCAGGTCAGGGTCAAGGAGCAAGGAAGAGCCGTGGGTGGGAAGCCCAGAGAGCTGTGGGGCCTGAGCGGTTGGGAAAGGGTCAGAGTGCGTCTGCTGCATGGCCAAGCCCAGGCTGGGTAAAGCCcttggcttccctggggctggtaaCCATCTGTGCCCCTGCTAGGGGCAACTGGAGTCCCACACTTCAGCCTTTGCCTGGTGTAGGCCTGACAGTCCTGCTTTCTCCCCTGCCCTAGGGTGGTGGAGAGGGAAGAGGCAGCTCCACGGGCTCTGAGCAGCCCACCGCAGCTTGGTTAAAGGCTACAGTGGTCCCCCTACTCCAGCTTGCTCCTTCTAGCAGCCCCATTTGGGAGGCTATTCCAGGCCTCAGTCTCTGCCCCTCACCACTCTCCAGCCACCACCTTGGGCTCAGTTTCTCCCATGCACAAACCCTGGGCTCAAACCCATTCCTTCCTGCTGGGCCATggagtgctgaagggctgggtgGGTGATCCGGTCTGGCAATGCAGCACCACACCCCACGCAGCAGAGGTTTTAGTTTATTAATAATTCAGGTCTGTGTTGATCTGACCTTGTTCTACGAAACAAGAACTTTCCGGGGCTAACACAGGCCCCAGGCCTCAacgtggagggaggggagggactctAAAGGCACTGTGGGCTGGCAGTCCAGTTGAGCTGGGTCCGGAGAGCACCACGGGCTACAGCTTGGCGTACACAATGTCCTTGGTGCTCTTCTTCTCCagggcagcctgagcagatttCACGAGGTCCTCCGTCTGCAGCATGCTCATGTTCCAGGTGGCCTGGGGGAGACACGGCAGATAAAGGGGGACACAGAGGAAGGAAATGCACTGGGTCTTTAACCTCTAGTCATGGGAGGTTTCACGCATATCTGGGGATAgagaccccagggctgggacagcaggggctgcgggttgggagtAGGGGCACTGGCAAAGTAGGAGGTGAGGAACCCAGAGGACTGCAAGTTGGGATTGAGCGGCACCAGtggagctgtgggtggggagcctgggggctgcaggctgggactgaAGGACATTGGCAAAGCTGTAGGTCAGGGTGGAGGAGTGCAGacagagctgtgggaggggctgtgacAGGGTTGAGGGGCACCAGcggagctgcaggtggggagccaAGGAGCTGTGGATCAGGACTGAGGGACACTGGCAAAGCTGTATGTCAGGGTTGAGGGGCGTGggcagaactgggggtggggagcccagagggTTGTGGGTCAAGGTTAAGGGGCAGCGGCGCAAATGCTCACCATGTACCGCAGGCTCTCGGGCACAGAGTGGTCTCTGGAGTACAGGAGGTTGACCTTGGTGCCCTGCACGGCTACGGGACTTTTGCTAGCGATGTCGGCCGCCAGCTCGAAGGCGCCCTCCAGCATTGCCTGCTTGTCCTGGAAAAcccggctggggagaggggaagagccaCGCGGAGCTAAGCGGGGCGCTCAGACCCCTTAGTTAGGACAATCAGCCAACTAACTTGCAGAAGGGACAGAactggctcccagaagcagggTCTCCAGCCAATCACAGTGCACATTATGACAGAGGTGTGGCCCAGGCCTGCCACCCTAGCCAGTGACTCTAAACTAGAGACCCACACAGTGGGGGAAAGGAGGCGCTCAGCCTCTCTGTCCATTGACCAGGCATGGGGCTGTCTATTCTCAGGGGCACGGCCCTGCTCCTCATAGACACTGGAATTAAGAGGTGCAGTTACAcataggactcctgggttctggaggacccagctctgggaaggacatagatctagtggttagagcagaagggacagggagccaggactcctgcatCTCATCCCAAAACAGCCAGATTTACAGGCTTATAAGCCCCCCAACTCCTCTGTCTCTCCCTTTAGCCACCTGCATGCAGGTGACACAAGCTCTTCcacctctggaaggaggagggccTTTGCTCCTGGGTAATGCACTCTTGGGGACAGCTACCTGACCAGGCCACTGCTCTCAGCTTCTGGAGCCATCATCTTGCGGGCAGTGTAAGCCAGTTCGttcaccaagctgggaggggagagcacAGGGTCAGGTGTGGGGGTGAAAGAGAGGCTGTGCCTTGCCAACTGTGCTGTACAGAGACCTCCTCCACATCTCCCTCCACCCTCGCTCTGCCAGCACAGAACGCTGGCAGCTCCTCTGTTACACCCAGCCCGCTTCCAGGGGCGGTGGGGGAGAATGGGTACAAAACCTGCTTCCactgggctgcagctccctgcgGTCTCTCTGCTCTTGGTAAGTCGCCACCCCACAGTGCTGTCAAAACAGCTCCGCCTTTAAAGGGCGGGATCAACTGCTCTCTTCAAAAGGCATCCTGAGGTGCCATTCCGGCTTCAGActcttcccccactgccctcccaagCGAGGCTCCATGGGCAGAGACCACAGGGTGATGCGTGAGCCAGCCTACAATGTGGCCATTTCAAGGAGCCTGGCCAGGCAGGCCCAGCAATGCACAAATGGCATGACAAAGAGGGGGTCAAAGGTGGAACTGACTCCTCACATTACAGGGCTGCAgcagaaccagggctggggaaggatgGGGACCGGAGGAGCCCAGAGGGGCATTTTACCAGGTGCTCAGATTCTGTCACTCCCAACATAACCCGCTAGGGCTGTTAGCCTGGTCATAGGTCAGCCAGCTCCCAGTCATCTGACTGCCCCTCTCAAAGGGGTTGGGGAGAATCTGAGCTCTGACCAGTCCCCATGTTTGAAACCAGCTGTGGACACATACCTCCGGTTCCCCATGATCCTGGGCAAGCGCTGCAGGGTGCCCATATCTGCCGCCAGTCCAATTTCCACCTCCTGCACAGGGGGAGAAAGGGGCAGTGGTCAGACCACCGTACATAAACTTGAGAAGAAGGGGCATCTGCCTCTGGGGGCCCCACATAACACAAaggagctgtgctgtggggggctgAATCTGTTACCAAGATCTGCAGGGAAACAGCCCAGGCTGTGTGACAGCCTCAAGGACGGAGACTGTGTTGTAAATTGCAAGGCTCTCCTTGCCTTGGGTATCAACCCAGGCTTGCAGAACTGCCACACGTGGACCAGCTACCACTCCAGGGAGCCCCGTGGAACTGGGACAAGGAAGATGGCTATTTTAAGTAGTTATTGCAGAGGGAATGGCACATTTGACAGCCAACTGCTTAGTTTTTATCAGCCGCAACTGTTTTGCCCACAAGCTtccaagcagcagctgccttGACACACCTCGCCAGCATCTACCACCACTGCCTTGATACACCTGGACTGAAAACTGGGTTACAGCTGTGATCTGTCATTTTAAATACCTGAAGGGGTGGAAAGGAAAGTGGGGGGGTCGGTGTTTCCTGGTTCTGCTGGCAGGCCAGGGGACTCCCTAGGAAATCATGAGATTAGATTCAGTCACCAAAGAGCCAGCTCAGCCCAAACAAAGGTGAGCTGAGCCACTCTGCCTTACagggcagcctgctttgtctccctCTGTTTGTGGGCTCTGGTGTTTTAGGGTTGTGGATTCTAGGAAAAAGTATTTTGCAGAAATCTTAGTGAgagtatatttttttttaatctaacttcTGTGTGTACACGCCACGAACATAACTGATGCATTATCACAACTACATAGTTGAGATAAAGGGTTCTTAGGGCTATTGGTTTGGATTCTCTGCATACCATGTGCTATTGTGAAAGGCAACTGTAACAGAAAGAACTCTTGCTGCTAATCCCCAGAGCGCACAGGACTACATAAGGGTACAGGGAGCGCAGGGGTTCACCAAAAGGTCTCTGCCAAAAACCCGTGTTCCATTGGTCATTGCGATCATTATGAGATGtatgtacagtagaaccccaagatacacacACTCAAGCAGCACATATCTTGGTTTAATGGgactcagggtggtggggagttggcacctggctcctgtgagtggcgggaagatgaaaggggaaactgactagcaatGCTATGCTCATCAATTTCCTGTCTTCTCTGAGTAACATGAAATTTCACTTATgtggggttgcacaagaatgcaactTTTGCGTAAGTCAGTGGTCTACTGTACAGAAAAGAGTGAGGCATTTTTATACAAATGCTGAAGATTCTGCTCTTTAGGGCTGTAGATGAAAGCAGGTCACACAAAGGTAGTGTGCCTTGAGACAAACTTTTCCAGCCAGAGGACAGAAAACCTGTCACAACAGGAGTCTATTAGATTTCCAATTCTAATGCCAGTCAAGAGCATGCAGAGACTTCAAAAGGAAATTAACAAGTGGGGGAGTTGGAGGAGGATCTGGTTTTGATTCATTTGTAGGTGCAGAGAGACAACCTTGCACCCTTCACCACTTTCACCTCCTGGTTAGGAGTTTGCTTCATGAAAGAGGGACCTCAGCCAAAGTGGTTAAAAAGCTGGGAAAACTTGATTTGCAGTTTGCTATCTTGCAGGAGACACTAATTATGTCAGTGAAGGTGAGGCACTGAGAGTTATGGTTTTGGTTTGCATGTAACTGTTTCCAATCTTTCACTTGCCTCTTTTTTGGACAAGAAACTTATTCTCACTCTGTGTAATTGCAATGAGTTTTACAAGCTATTGTGAATTTTTCCTTGGGGAGCAGAGAATCTGAGAGTTCTGCAGGTGTTCTGTTGAGCAGGACTCGGCACTCCAGAGGGATAACTGAGGACTCAGGTGCTCGCGCTTGCCTGTACAGAGAGAACATGGCCAGGTGCTGGTGGATTCAGGAAGCAGATCCAGAGCAGACTGCCTCGAGGTAAAGGCAGCGTTGGTGAGGTGCCTGAAAACCTCTGGGAAGCATCACAGCTAACGACTACTTTTTTAAATGCACTCAGACTCTGGAGAACAATTGCCCAACTGCATAACTGCCTTATATTCCCTTGTGTGGAAAGCAGAGTTATTCCACTGGTATGTTAAAAAGCAAGACAGCCACAAAAGTACAGCACTGTCACCAGCATGCTCCAAAACATGCTTAAAAAGTCAACACCTTAATGACATTTCTGCCTTCACAGGATGGGCAGCAGAGAGCCCAGGATGTACCTTAACTTGGAACCATGCGTCCTGGGTGCAATATCGGATATCGCAGGCAGAGATCAGGTCTACACCTGCAAAGGCAACAGACAACGGTTCTGCTCTTGCTGTAACATTCTCATACCTCCACCACTCTCCTGTCTTTCCTCTTTCTGGCTAGGACCAGGTGTCTCCATGGAGGCAGACCACGCAGTCCCTATTTGGGTGGATGCCTGGCACCCCCTAGTGGTGTGTGGGGCTCAGTACCAACTTATAGGGAAAGGCACCCTATGATTCCTCAAGCTTTCTACATGATCCAAGTGAATCCACGGGCTTGCTGTGAAGCTGCTGACTAGAGCCATATCTGAGGGCAGTTTGGATGCCTCTGCACTGGTAGTCAAACCCTCATTGCACTACTCTCACATAGGCAGCTGAACAGCCACACCTTGGCCTGTGCTACTTTGGAAGCAGGGCTCTAACAGGTGAAAGGCTCTGCTGTCCTTCTCATCCCTATGAGGAATCCTCCCTGTCCCGCATCTCCAGGCAGATGGGCCTCACCTGCCCCAATGCAGGCTCCGTGGACAGCAGCAATCACGGGCTTTGGACACTGGAAGAAAGCCAAGAAGAAGTTAATCACAGACAAGCCAAAGCAATCCAGCCCCTGCCTTGCTCAGATACCCACTGCTAAGGGCAGCAGGAACACTGGTCCCTTCTATGCCCAGCTCTGTCCAGATTGTTTATGTcaagcccttgcagggctcaCAATGGGGCCATAAGAGgccagccccaggtgctgctgggaAGCCCTGTTACAAAGGGAGCGTTAGGCACACCCCAAAGCCAGGGAACTCTCCCCCAaggagggctggcagagggagttACAGTGCTAGCTGGGGTCAGGGAGATGTTTGGATGTAGTCCTCTGTGATCACAGGGCATGTTAGTGTTATTGTTTATATTGTAGTAGGGCCCATGAGTTCTAACCATGAACAAGGCCCCCGTTGGGTCAGCTGCTGTACATTTTCATTGATGTGAGGTGTCTTATGGTAGCACCTCCCCACCGTGTCCTGCTCATACCTTGGGATCAACACGGCTACAACACTGCAAGTGGCAAGTTATGAAATGTAAGAACATATCATGTGACAACACTAAAGGAAGCACGCACAAAAGACTCTAAATGTAACCAATTTATGTTTATACCTGCACTTTTAAGATGAAACAACATTCAGGGGCAATTAATTTTGGATGAAGGAATGGGTAAAGGGTTTTTTTAAGCTGTGCATAAGACTTCCTATAAATTGGGATCATCCCTCTTTATATTAAAGAATTATAAGCTAATTAATATTCATTATTTTGCTATTGTGGTTAATATTCTGTACAAAATTATTTCACTGgctattaataaaatatattatttgcaTCAATGCAAATACAGCAGCTACTAATTTCAAACTATTTAAAGATTCCCCCATACCTCTTGTTAAAACTAAATCATAATTTATGACCATGATCCAAGGTTGTAGCTCGAGTCACGACTGTTCATAACTTTTATTCACttaagaatgtaagaacagccacactgggacAAACCAAAGGTCCCTCtctcccagcatcctgtctttcaacagtggccaatgccaggtgcttcggagggaaggaacagaacagtcaatcagcaagtgatccatcccatcgcCCTTTCCCAGTCTCTGGCAAATAAAAGATAGGGACACATCCCTGCAATAGCCATTGACGGACCCATCCTTCCTGAACTTATCTAGTCcgtttttgaaccctgttatttTCCTGACCTTCTCAACATccactggcagagttccacaCCGGCTGACTGTGCAAACAAACTGAATTTTAGCTCATCTGAAGTCTGGTGTTTTAAGGCCTACTTCTTCTTGCATATCATATGCACTTGATTTAAGTGAACATTTCCCACGTAGCCCACACTGCGGAAGAACTGCTTCCGGGAAGGGCAggtgctctacccaccagccaaGCAGAGCTACTTCACCTTCTCCAGTACACTGAAGGTCTCCTGATGCTCCCTGAGCTTCTTGCGTATATTCCATGCCTTGCGGGCCATATCATCCCCTTCCATCACCATGAACACGCTGCCCATCTCCATGAGGTCAATgcctgcgggggggagggggatataATCACACCAGGAAAATCACACTCTCCCCTCCCACTTCAATCACAAGAGTAACAATCGCCTTCTCTGCAGG is from Carettochelys insculpta isolate YL-2023 chromosome 22, ASM3395843v1, whole genome shotgun sequence and encodes:
- the LOC142024345 gene encoding delta(3,5)-Delta(2,4)-dienoyl-CoA isomerase, mitochondrial-like isoform X4 translates to MRTSASVCLKRHSCWRVKELSGQIRPLLSFRAMSSAPGQPHASHNYETLKVSQAQEKVLHVELNRPEKRNAMNAVFWREMVECFNKIAQDSECHAVVVSGTGKLFTAGIDLMEMGSVFMVMEGDDMARKAWNIRKKLREHQETFSVLEKCPKPVIAAVHGACIGAGVDLISACDIRYCTQDAWFQVKEVEIGLAADMGTLQRLPRIMGNRSRVFQDKQAMLEGAFELAADIASKSPVAVQGTKVNLLYSRDHSVPESLRYMATWNMSMLQTEDLVKSAQAALEKKSTKDIVYAKL
- the LOC142024345 gene encoding delta(3,5)-Delta(2,4)-dienoyl-CoA isomerase, mitochondrial-like isoform X2, giving the protein MAAFAGSGLRGQLLRQLSGQIRPLLSFRAMSSAPGQPHASHNYETLKVSQAQEKVLHVELNRPEKRNAMNAVFWREMVECFNKIAQDSECHAVVVSGTGKLFTAGIDLMEMGSVFMVMEGDDMARKAWNIRKKLREHQETFSVLEKCPKPVIAAVHGACIGAGVDLISACDIRYCTQDAWFQVKEVEIGLAADMGTLQRLPRIMGNRSLVNELAYTARKMMAPEAESSGLVSRVFQDKQAMLEGAFELAADIASKSPVAVQGTKVNLLYSRDHSVPESLRYMATWNMSMLQTEDLVKSAQAALEKKSTKDIVYAKL
- the LOC142024345 gene encoding delta(3,5)-Delta(2,4)-dienoyl-CoA isomerase, mitochondrial-like isoform X1, producing MRTSASVCLKRHSCWRVKELSGQIRPLLSFRAMSSAPGQPHASHNYETLKVSQAQEKVLHVELNRPEKRNAMNAVFWREMVECFNKIAQDSECHAVVVSGTGKLFTAGIDLMEMGSVFMVMEGDDMARKAWNIRKKLREHQETFSVLEKCPKPVIAAVHGACIGAGVDLISACDIRYCTQDAWFQVKEVEIGLAADMGTLQRLPRIMGNRSLVNELAYTARKMMAPEAESSGLVSRVFQDKQAMLEGAFELAADIASKSPVAVQGTKVNLLYSRDHSVPESLRYMATWNMSMLQTEDLVKSAQAALEKKSTKDIVYAKL
- the LOC142024345 gene encoding delta(3,5)-Delta(2,4)-dienoyl-CoA isomerase, mitochondrial-like isoform X3, coding for MGGNPPTSPVGSSKLSGQIRPLLSFRAMSSAPGQPHASHNYETLKVSQAQEKVLHVELNRPEKRNAMNAVFWREMVECFNKIAQDSECHAVVVSGTGKLFTAGIDLMEMGSVFMVMEGDDMARKAWNIRKKLREHQETFSVLEKCPKPVIAAVHGACIGAGVDLISACDIRYCTQDAWFQVKEVEIGLAADMGTLQRLPRIMGNRSLVNELAYTARKMMAPEAESSGLVSRVFQDKQAMLEGAFELAADIASKSPVAVQGTKVNLLYSRDHSVPESLRYMATWNMSMLQTEDLVKSAQAALEKKSTKDIVYAKL